Within the Streptomyces sp. YIM 121038 genome, the region CACGTGCACGAGCACGCCGAGCAGGGCCGCGAGGGCGCAGCACATCACCGCGATGAAGACCGCGGCCTTCCACGTCAGGGTCGCCGTCCAGGCGGGCAGGCGCAGCGGGAGCCGGGGGCGGCGCGGCCCGTTGAGGCCGGTCATTCGCCCGCGTCCGGGTGCTCGCCGGAGCTCGGGCCGGGGGCCGGGGCCTCCTCGGCGGGGATCTCGGTCATCTCGGGCGCCGGGCTGCGCGCGCCCTTGGGCCGCGGCGCGTCGGAGGAGCGCAGGAACTCGTCGCGGGTCGGCAGCATCGCCCGCTGGTGCCGGTCCCAGGACCAGGCCGTGCGGTACTCGTAGCCGGGGATGTCGGAGGCCGCGCGGAGCACCAGGTCGCGCCCGGCGAGCTCGACGCCGAGCACCGCGTCGGAGGTGCCCATGATCTGCGTCAGATGGCCCTTGTCCATCGCGTAGACGCGGATGGCCAGCTGCTCCTCGGGCATGCGGATGCCGATGACCATGTCGTCCTTCCCGTCACCGGTGAAGTCGCGGTAGTACGCCTTGAGGACCGGGCACTCCCTGTCCTTCTTGCCGCAGTTCTTCAGGGCGTCCGCGGTCTCCTTGTAGAGCGCGGACGGGCCGCTGTAGTCGTCGGGGTGCGCGGCCGCCTGCGCCTTCACGATGGCGACGGGGCTCACCTCGTGGAGGTCGCCGCCGGGCACCCGCACGCCCTTGACCTCCTCGGTGTCCGCCGTGCCGTAGTCGCCGATCGGCGAGGACGCGGGCGGCAGGTCGGGCCAGAGCCGGGTGGGGCCGACGGCCGTGGGTGTCGCGCCCGAGCTGCGCAGGTCGCCCGGGTCGCCGCAGCCCGCGGCGAACGCGCCCGCCAGCAGCGCGACGGCGGCTGCGGCGAGCGCGCTGCGGCGGCTGCGGTTCAACGGCACTCCTGCGGGCCAGGGATGGGGGTGCGGCGCGCGGGGCCAGGGACCGGGGGCGCCCGGTCACCGCACGAGGTCGGCGTAGAGAATGATGTTGTCGGCGCGGTGGCCGTTCCTGATCGGGCCGCCGCACGTCAGCAGGCGCAGCTCCGGTCGGTCGGTCGTCCCGTACACCTTATGGGTTGGAAAGTCTTTCTTGTCGACCTGCTGGATCTCGCGCACCCGGAACCTCGCCGTACTGCCGTCCGCGCGCGGCACCATGATGGCGTCGCCGACCTTCACCCGGGCCACGTTCCGCATCAGCGCCGGGCCGTTCACGGTGTCGTAGTGCGCGACGAGCACGGCCGCGCCCTTCTGGCCGGGCGTGACACCGCCCGTCCACCAGCCAGGGACCTCCGCCTGCGCGACCGGCGGCACTTCGAGCTCGCCGTCCGCGCCGATGCCGAGGTCCAGCATCCGCGCGGCGTCGACACCGGCCGCCGGGATCCGCAGGCCGGTCGGCTTCGACTCCGGCAGGGGTGCCGGGGCCCGTGCGGCCTGCGTGGTCGCCGCGTTCTTCACGGTCACGTCGGGGGCGGCGGCACTCTGCCCGCCCTGGCCGCAGGCGATGAGCCCGACGCCGACGGCGGCGGTGAGGGCGGCGGCCGCGGCGATGCGTCCCGTGCGGCGGCGGGCGGGGGCGGCGTCTTCCTGGGGCTGCGTGGTCATGGGCGCTCCTGGTCTTGCGGGGGAGTCTTCGAGGAGGGGGCGGCCCGGGTCAGCCGTCGGTGCGGCCGCGGCGGAGCATCGCGAAGCCGAGGCCCGCGGCACCGGCGGCGGCCATGGCGCCGCCCGCCGCGAGGAACGCGGGATTCCCGGTGTCGCGCAGCCCGTCGGTGCCCGCGCGGACGCCGCCGCGCGGGGTGCCGGCCTTCTCGCTCTTCGCCGTCTTCTCGGTCCTGTACTTCTCCGGCTTCCCGGCCTCGCCGGTGCGCGGCGCGGTGGTGTGGGAGGCCGAGGGGGCGGGCGCGGCGGCGAACGCGCCGGTGGCGGGGACGAGGAGCGCGCCGCCCGCGAGCGCGGCGACGGCGGCGGTCCGGAGGGCGGCGGTGCGGCGGCGGGGATGGCTCACGGTGCGTTCCTTGCAGCTTGTGCGGCGGGGGCCAGGGGCCCGGCGGATGCGACGACGGCTACGACGACGGCTACGACGCTAGGCGGCCGCCGTTGCGACGGTTCGGCGAGTGTGTAACAGCGCGCCATAGCTGTGCGAGCAGTGCCGTTACGGGACGCGGGGAGCACGGCGCGCGGACCGGGCCCAGCGGGGCGAACCCCGGGCGAACGGGCATGAACTTCCGTGCGGCCCCGTCAGCTTCTTGCCGCGGGCGCGTCCGGGCTGTTCCCATGGTCGGTGGGGTGATGGGGATGAGCGGACTGCGTGTCGTTCCGGCGTTCCGGCACGGTCAGGAGCGGCTCTACGTGTGCCGGGCGGACGGCAGGAACGTGGCCTGGTACGACCGTGAGACCGCCCGTGTGAACCTGCTCAGCGCGGCCGAGGAGGAGGACGTCCTGCACGTCCTCGCCCCCTTCCTCACCGGGAACGTCGCGGTCGGGCCGCCGCCCGTGCCCACCCCCGCCGAGCTGGCCAGGCTCTCCCTCCACCCCGACGACGACCTCGCGCCGAACCGGCCCGGCGAGGCGCTGCGCGTCCAGCTCGAACGCGATCCGCCGTCGGCCCGCAAGCTGCGCTCCGACCCCCGCAGCCGGGCCCTCGCCGCCGAGGTCGCCGTCGGCGAGGCCCTGGACCGGCTCGACGCCGTGGGCTGGCACACGCTGCACTCCGTCGGCCTGCCCGGCGGCGCCCGCATCCACCACCTCCTGATCGGGCCCGGGGGGCTCTTCTGCGTCCACGCGGTGCCCGCGCGGCGGCAGCGGGTGCGCGTCGCCGACCCCCTGGTGGCGGTCGGCCGCGCCCGGCCCGCACCGCTCCTGCGGGAGCTGCGCGCCGACGCCGCGCGGGCCTCCTTCGCCCTCACCGCCGAGGTCCGGGCCGTCCTCGTGCCCGTCGGCGCGGTCTCCGTCGAGGTCACATCGGCACCGCGCGAGGTCCATGTGCTGGCCGAGCCGGACCTGTCGGGGCTCGCGCGGGCGGGGGGCGTGCTCAAGCCGGCGGATGTGGAGGCGCTGCACGCGCTGGCGCGCGACCGGCACGTCTGGCACCGGGTCTAGGGCCCGGGGCGGCGGGCGGGCCCACCCCGGGGGTGTCCCCACCCCCTCCCGCTCCGGGGGCGCTTCTCCCCCCCGGCTGCTGTGGGCAATCGTCCCGCAGGGCGGGACGGGTGGGCACAGCCCAGGTGCCGAGCAACCGTGCTGCTGGGGCCCCCGCCCAGGCCCCTGCCCGGGCACCGGGCAACCGTGAGTCCGGGGCCGGGGCAGGCCCGCCCGGGGGCAGCCCGGGCCCCGGCTCAGGCGCCGGGCAGCAGGCCCGCCCGGCCGGGCTCCCGCACCCCCGCGAACAGGTCACCCTCCCGCCGCAGCCGGGCAGCCATGTCCGGCGCCCGAAAGACGAGCAGCCCCGCGTCCCCGACGCCCCCGCAGCGCTCCACCTCCCCCCAGGCCAGGGGCGCCGACACCGTGGGCTCCCCCCGCGCCCGCACCGTGTACGCCGTCGCCGTCGTCTTCGCCGCCGCGTTCTGACTGAAGTCCACGAACACCTTCCCCGGCCGCAGGCTCCGCGTCATCCGGTGCACCACGAGCGCGGGCAGCGCCCGCTCCGCCGCCACCGCGAGCTCCTTCGCGTACGCCGAGACCCGCGCGGACGCGACCGGCACCAGCGGCACGACCACGTGCAGCCCCTTGCTCCCCGACGTCTTCACGTACACCGAGAACCCGTCGGCGACCAGCCGCTCCCGCAGCCACAGCGCCACCCGGCACGCCTCCACCACGGTCGCGGGCGGCCCGGGGTCGAGGTCGAGCACGAGCCGGTCAGCGAGCCCCGGCGCGTGCGCCCGCCACTGCGGTGTGTGGAACTCCGTCACCAGGTTCGCCGCCCACATCAGCGTCGGCAGGTCCTGTACGAGGATCTGCCGCGCGGGCCCCTCGGACCGCGGCACCTCGGCCGTCCGCACCCAGGCGGGCGTACCGGGCAGCACGTTCTTGGTGAAGAAGAGCTGCCCCTCGGGCCCGTCCGGGAAGCGGAGGAACGACACCGGCCGGTCGCGCAGCTCGGGGAGCAGCACGTCCGCGGCGGTCGCGTAGTAGTGCAGGACCTCACCCTTCGTGAAGCCGCTCGCCGGGTACAGCACCTTGTCGAGGTTGCTGAGCGCCAGCCGTCGCCCCTCCACCTCCGTGATGGGCGTCATACGATGAGAATCCCACGAATCGCGGCAAAACGTGGCGAAAGGTGCACCGCATGCGCTCCATATGGAACGGCGCCATCTCCTTCGGCCTGGTCAGCATCCCGATCAAGCTGGTGAACGCCACGGAGAGCCACTCGATCTCCTTCCGCCAGATCCACACGGAGGACGGCGGCCGCATCCGCTACCGCAAGGTCTGCGAGCTGGAGGACCGCGAGGTCCCGACCGCCGA harbors:
- a CDS encoding class F sortase, with the protein product MTTQPQEDAAPARRRTGRIAAAAALTAAVGVGLIACGQGGQSAAAPDVTVKNAATTQAARAPAPLPESKPTGLRIPAAGVDAARMLDLGIGADGELEVPPVAQAEVPGWWTGGVTPGQKGAAVLVAHYDTVNGPALMRNVARVKVGDAIMVPRADGSTARFRVREIQQVDKKDFPTHKVYGTTDRPELRLLTCGGPIRNGHRADNIILYADLVR
- a CDS encoding nuclease-related domain-containing protein, which codes for MSGLRVVPAFRHGQERLYVCRADGRNVAWYDRETARVNLLSAAEEEDVLHVLAPFLTGNVAVGPPPVPTPAELARLSLHPDDDLAPNRPGEALRVQLERDPPSARKLRSDPRSRALAAEVAVGEALDRLDAVGWHTLHSVGLPGGARIHHLLIGPGGLFCVHAVPARRQRVRVADPLVAVGRARPAPLLRELRADAARASFALTAEVRAVLVPVGAVSVEVTSAPREVHVLAEPDLSGLARAGGVLKPADVEALHALARDRHVWHRV
- the ligD gene encoding non-homologous end-joining DNA ligase — protein: MTPITEVEGRRLALSNLDKVLYPASGFTKGEVLHYYATAADVLLPELRDRPVSFLRFPDGPEGQLFFTKNVLPGTPAWVRTAEVPRSEGPARQILVQDLPTLMWAANLVTEFHTPQWRAHAPGLADRLVLDLDPGPPATVVEACRVALWLRERLVADGFSVYVKTSGSKGLHVVVPLVPVASARVSAYAKELAVAAERALPALVVHRMTRSLRPGKVFVDFSQNAAAKTTATAYTVRARGEPTVSAPLAWGEVERCGGVGDAGLLVFRAPDMAARLRREGDLFAGVREPGRAGLLPGA